A window of Actinomycetota bacterium contains these coding sequences:
- a CDS encoding beta-lactamase family protein yields the protein MGGFVAPGFEPVSEVFARHLRDGIEKGAAVALYRHGRLVVDLWGGEARPGERWAEDTVVPVFSTSKGAVALVVQLLCDRGVLAVDRPVAAYWPEFGVNGKSTITLEHVLTHTAGLPSVPDYQEIVTHDSPEGWDRREEIVSRLAAAAPEWEPGSRPGYHAITFGWLIGEVVRRVTGRPIGDVFATEIARPLGMDTWLGIPAEITDRVGHLIAPLPPSDPEEAELLARVLSPETVTARALMVGPSGGLDHVAEVANSPLFLQAEIPAGNMVTDARSVARMYAMLVAGGSLDGVRIVSEDSITEHTRVRVEAYDEVLMKDRRYALGYMLQAEPIGRFGPNPNAFGHPGMGGSVGFADPRAGVSFAYVMTQMVPALDTDERSRALVDAVYESLEAER from the coding sequence ATGGGAGGCTTCGTCGCACCCGGGTTCGAGCCGGTATCCGAGGTGTTCGCTCGGCACCTCAGGGATGGCATCGAGAAAGGCGCAGCGGTGGCGCTGTACCGCCATGGCCGGCTGGTCGTCGACCTCTGGGGTGGTGAGGCCCGGCCGGGTGAGCGTTGGGCCGAGGACACCGTCGTGCCCGTCTTCTCCACATCCAAGGGAGCGGTGGCGCTGGTGGTCCAACTCCTGTGCGATCGCGGCGTCCTGGCGGTGGATCGGCCTGTGGCGGCCTACTGGCCGGAGTTCGGGGTCAACGGCAAGTCGACGATCACCCTCGAGCATGTTCTGACCCACACCGCCGGTCTGCCCTCGGTCCCCGACTACCAGGAGATCGTCACCCACGACTCGCCCGAGGGGTGGGATCGTCGTGAAGAGATCGTCTCCCGACTCGCCGCGGCAGCCCCCGAATGGGAGCCGGGATCGCGGCCCGGGTATCACGCCATCACCTTCGGGTGGCTCATCGGTGAAGTGGTGCGACGGGTGACGGGGCGTCCGATCGGAGACGTGTTCGCCACCGAGATCGCCCGGCCGCTCGGAATGGACACCTGGCTCGGGATACCGGCGGAGATCACTGATCGGGTCGGCCATCTCATCGCGCCGCTTCCCCCCTCCGACCCCGAAGAGGCCGAGCTGCTCGCCCGGGTGCTGAGCCCGGAAACGGTTACCGCGCGCGCCCTCATGGTCGGCCCGAGCGGCGGGCTCGATCACGTCGCCGAAGTGGCCAACAGCCCGCTCTTCCTGCAGGCGGAGATACCCGCCGGCAACATGGTCACCGACGCCCGGAGCGTTGCCCGCATGTACGCCATGCTCGTGGCCGGCGGTTCCCTCGACGGGGTTCGGATCGTGTCCGAAGACTCGATCACCGAACACACCCGGGTTCGGGTGGAAGCCTACGATGAGGTGCTCATGAAGGACCGGCGCTACGCCCTGGGATACATGCTCCAGGCCGAGCCGATCGGGCGGTTCGGTCCCAACCCAAACGCTTTCGGTCATCCCGGAATGGGAGGGTCGGTCGGATTCGCCGACCCTCGAGCCGGGGTGAGCTTCGCATATGTGATGACCCAGATGGTTCCGGCGCTCGACACGGACGAACGGTCGCGGGCCCTGGTGGATGCCGTCTACGAAAGCCTGGAGGCCGAGAGGTGA
- a CDS encoding HAD hydrolase-like protein codes for MVDRPIGRADIAGYRGILCDLDGVVLRGGRLLDGAVRFAEIVADLGVPLVFVTNGSWPKEQVVGELAAAGWSIEPHDIVNSGDSIALEAKGSNQPLVAAGGPGLPVALAAAGIVVAAPEEFPLTGVSGPIVYAVTGEQLFSYESLTWIYRLVDAGLELLFPSDERYFPLADGLGPGGGPFLAALREMVPGARVRICGKPHPPMVAAVGNRLGGEGPFLMIGDNPDVDLVFAHANGWDCLLVATGAGTPERIAASTARFTAAGLAAVADTLEA; via the coding sequence ATGGTTGATCGCCCGATCGGCCGAGCCGACATCGCCGGGTATCGGGGCATCCTGTGTGATCTGGACGGTGTCGTGCTTCGGGGCGGCCGGCTCCTCGACGGAGCGGTGCGGTTCGCCGAGATCGTCGCCGACCTCGGGGTGCCGCTGGTATTCGTCACCAACGGTTCCTGGCCGAAGGAGCAGGTCGTCGGCGAACTGGCTGCGGCCGGGTGGTCGATCGAGCCCCACGACATCGTGAATTCGGGCGACAGCATCGCCTTGGAAGCCAAAGGCTCGAATCAACCGCTGGTGGCGGCGGGGGGACCGGGCCTGCCGGTGGCGCTGGCTGCGGCCGGGATCGTCGTCGCGGCGCCCGAGGAGTTCCCACTCACCGGCGTGTCCGGGCCGATCGTATACGCGGTCACCGGAGAGCAGTTGTTCTCCTACGAATCGTTGACCTGGATCTACCGGCTGGTCGACGCCGGCCTGGAGCTCCTCTTCCCATCGGATGAGCGGTACTTTCCGCTGGCAGACGGCCTCGGTCCGGGCGGGGGACCGTTTCTCGCCGCACTCCGGGAGATGGTGCCCGGGGCCCGGGTCCGGATCTGCGGCAAACCGCACCCGCCGATGGTGGCCGCGGTCGGGAACCGGCTCGGGGGCGAAGGCCCCTTCTTGATGATCGGGGACAACCCCGATGTCGATCTCGTGTTTGCGCACGCCAACGGCTGGGACTGTCTGCTGGTCGCCACCGGAGCGGGGACGCCGGAGCGCATCGCCGCGTCGACGGCCCGCTTCACCGCGGCCGGGCTGGCCGCGGTGGCCGACACCCTCGAGGCGTGA
- a CDS encoding thiamine pyrophosphate-dependent dehydrogenase E1 component subunit alpha, which yields MAIIAKTGPSSTFDGSSALERREAVRSDRVARYERMVEIRLVEQRIRDLLTEGHAWGTTHSCDGQEAVAVGIAAAARPTDLVVGSHRAHGLGMALGMSPEAIIAEIMGKSDGAVGGTGGSAHLTDTTIGLLYTVTLMGAGIPVTVGNAMAIQVTGSDAVAISVFGDGAANIGAFHEGLNLASVWKVPAVFVCENNHYGEYSRYDKTTPITIIAKRAESYAMPWLHVDGQDVDAVAAAIEEAIDRARRGGGPTLVEAKTYRYQGHNRTDRAVYRPEGELEEWLARDPITILGERLVTEGLLDAAGIDEIRARGEQRVEAAVEFAFASPEPDTAAMFRYVYPKEVDA from the coding sequence ATGGCCATCATCGCCAAGACGGGGCCGAGCAGCACGTTCGATGGTTCATCGGCCCTCGAGCGGAGGGAAGCGGTGCGGTCCGACCGGGTCGCCCGATACGAGCGTATGGTCGAGATTCGCCTGGTGGAGCAACGCATCAGAGACCTGCTGACGGAGGGACACGCCTGGGGCACCACCCACTCGTGTGACGGGCAGGAAGCGGTCGCCGTCGGCATCGCGGCCGCGGCCCGTCCGACGGACCTGGTGGTCGGCTCCCACCGCGCCCATGGGCTGGGAATGGCTCTCGGGATGTCACCCGAGGCGATCATCGCCGAGATAATGGGGAAGAGCGACGGCGCAGTGGGCGGGACCGGTGGGTCCGCCCATCTCACCGACACGACGATCGGCCTGCTGTACACGGTGACCCTCATGGGCGCCGGCATCCCGGTGACCGTCGGGAACGCCATGGCCATTCAGGTGACGGGGAGCGACGCCGTGGCGATCTCGGTGTTCGGGGACGGTGCCGCCAACATCGGGGCGTTTCACGAAGGTCTCAACCTGGCGTCGGTGTGGAAAGTGCCGGCGGTGTTCGTGTGTGAGAACAACCATTACGGCGAGTACTCGCGGTATGACAAGACCACGCCGATCACCATCATCGCCAAGCGGGCCGAGTCGTATGCGATGCCCTGGCTCCATGTGGATGGTCAGGACGTCGATGCGGTCGCCGCGGCCATCGAAGAGGCGATCGACCGGGCTCGCCGAGGCGGCGGTCCAACGCTCGTGGAGGCAAAGACGTACCGCTACCAGGGACACAACCGCACCGATCGGGCCGTCTACCGGCCCGAAGGCGAGTTGGAGGAATGGCTGGCACGTGATCCGATCACGATCCTGGGTGAGCGACTCGTCACCGAGGGTCTGCTGGATGCTGCCGGCATCGACGAGATCCGGGCCCGCGGCGAGCAGCGGGTCGAAGCCGCGGTGGAGTTCGCATTCGCCAGTCCCGAGCCGGACACCGCGGCGATGTTCCGCTACGTGTATCCGAAGGAGGTGGACGCATGA
- a CDS encoding VOC family protein: protein MEFEGPYHIGVGVEDLEAAMADLEDFGIRWTPIQTRNRPMMSPDGPFDAELRFVYSLEGPPHIELVDAPAGGKLAPTTWHLGYWVQDLPAATRHMVDRGATVTLRYEGPEDRPTSFVYVTLPSGVTLELVDAARRDALREMLGA, encoded by the coding sequence ATGGAATTCGAAGGCCCGTATCACATCGGGGTCGGAGTCGAGGATCTGGAAGCGGCCATGGCCGACCTCGAAGACTTCGGCATACGGTGGACGCCGATCCAAACCAGGAACCGACCGATGATGAGCCCCGACGGCCCCTTCGACGCCGAACTGCGCTTCGTCTACTCGCTCGAAGGCCCGCCCCACATCGAGCTGGTGGACGCCCCCGCCGGAGGCAAGCTGGCGCCCACGACCTGGCATCTCGGCTACTGGGTGCAGGATCTCCCCGCCGCCACCCGGCACATGGTCGATCGGGGGGCCACCGTCACCCTGCGTTACGAGGGCCCCGAAGACCGGCCCACGAGCTTCGTGTACGTCACGCTCCCGTCGGGAGTCACCCTCGAGCTCGTCGACGCGGCGCGACGCGACGCCCTCCGGGAGATGCTCGGAGCCTGA
- a CDS encoding SDR family oxidoreductase: MSDRMTGRIALITGGGSGIGAATARLLAREGADVVVVEHPDRYSQALPVAEDIRRTGRRALIALADVADEKAVRDVFETAAGELGVPDCVVAAAGVAGHPDHAGLGSLVDLDTEQWQFVLDINLNGVFFTIREGARRMIDASRPGSIVTLASVAAKIPTAGVYSVSKAAVWMLTKALALETAPHGVRVNAVGPGYIRTPMLDDAARLRGGVAEDWFTEWKSRIPIGRLGEPEDVALTVLFLASDDARYLTGSLLHPDGGITARYAGG; the protein is encoded by the coding sequence ATGAGTGATCGGATGACAGGCCGCATCGCCCTGATCACCGGAGGTGGGTCCGGCATCGGGGCCGCCACCGCCCGGCTCTTGGCCCGTGAGGGTGCCGACGTCGTGGTGGTCGAGCACCCCGATCGCTATTCCCAGGCTCTGCCCGTGGCCGAGGACATACGCCGGACGGGTCGGCGGGCGCTGATCGCCCTGGCCGACGTCGCCGACGAGAAGGCGGTCCGTGACGTGTTCGAGACCGCCGCCGGCGAACTCGGAGTTCCCGATTGCGTGGTGGCTGCCGCGGGAGTGGCCGGCCACCCCGATCATGCCGGTCTCGGCTCCCTGGTGGACCTGGATACGGAACAGTGGCAGTTCGTTCTCGACATCAACCTCAACGGCGTGTTCTTCACCATCCGTGAGGGTGCCCGGCGGATGATCGATGCCTCACGACCCGGTTCGATCGTGACGCTGGCCTCGGTGGCCGCAAAGATCCCGACTGCCGGGGTCTACTCGGTATCGAAGGCTGCGGTGTGGATGCTGACCAAGGCCCTGGCACTCGAGACCGCTCCTCACGGAGTGCGGGTGAATGCCGTCGGCCCCGGGTATATTCGGACGCCGATGCTGGACGATGCCGCCCGGCTCCGTGGTGGTGTCGCCGAAGACTGGTTCACCGAATGGAAGTCACGAATCCCGATCGGGCGACTGGGAGAGCCCGAAGACGTTGCGCTCACCGTCCTCTTTCTGGCGAGCGACGACGCACGCTACCTGACGGGCTCCCTGCTGCATCCCGACGGTGGCATAACGGCGAGGTATGCCGGTGGCTAG
- a CDS encoding alpha-ketoacid dehydrogenase subunit beta: MKMRMNQAIARALADEMRADPSVVVFGEDVAEAGGVFKTSVGLLDEFGPMRVRNTPISELAIAGAAVGAAAAGLRPVAEIMFVDFIGLALDPIVTQGAFMHYLSNGSVTAPLVIRTTVGSGRGMGATHSRTLESWFLQAPGLKVAAVSSPRTAYGLLRAAIRDDAPVVMLEPKMLYGKREDFEPGDDAIIPLGRGEVVRSGSDATVVTLGPTVDVGTRVADESAASLEVIDLRSIRPWDEDLVCTSVRKTGRLVIVEEGPHTGGWSNTVAATVGVELFGEMRAPIFRITSPDVPVPFARRLETEMYFPSPTWVGPAVERFLDTDQVPPLWWQTERGEAS; this comes from the coding sequence ATGAAGATGCGGATGAACCAGGCCATCGCCCGGGCGTTGGCCGACGAGATGCGAGCCGACCCGTCCGTGGTCGTGTTCGGGGAAGACGTGGCCGAGGCCGGCGGCGTCTTCAAGACGAGCGTGGGACTGCTCGACGAGTTCGGTCCCATGCGGGTGCGAAACACCCCGATCTCGGAGCTGGCGATCGCCGGAGCGGCCGTCGGAGCCGCCGCCGCCGGGCTGCGGCCGGTGGCCGAGATCATGTTCGTCGACTTCATCGGGCTGGCCCTGGACCCGATCGTCACCCAGGGCGCGTTCATGCACTACCTCTCCAACGGATCGGTCACTGCCCCGCTGGTCATCAGAACCACGGTGGGATCCGGTCGGGGCATGGGAGCGACCCACTCCCGCACGCTGGAGTCCTGGTTCCTGCAGGCGCCGGGACTGAAGGTGGCGGCGGTATCGAGCCCCCGGACCGCCTACGGGTTGTTACGAGCCGCCATCCGCGATGACGCTCCGGTGGTGATGCTCGAGCCAAAGATGCTCTACGGGAAACGAGAGGACTTCGAGCCCGGAGACGACGCCATCATCCCCCTCGGCCGCGGCGAGGTCGTTCGCTCCGGGAGCGACGCCACCGTGGTCACGCTCGGACCGACCGTCGATGTCGGGACACGGGTGGCCGATGAATCGGCAGCCTCGCTGGAGGTGATCGACCTCCGGTCGATCCGGCCGTGGGACGAGGATCTCGTTTGTACATCGGTGCGCAAGACGGGCCGGCTCGTGATCGTGGAAGAAGGCCCCCACACCGGCGGCTGGAGCAACACCGTGGCCGCAACCGTCGGCGTCGAGCTGTTCGGAGAGATGAGGGCACCCATCTTCCGCATCACCAGCCCGGACGTTCCGGTTCCTTTCGCCCGGCGGCTCGAGACCGAGATGTACTTCCCGTCGCCGACCTGGGTGGGACCGGCCGTGGAGCGATTCCTCGACACCGACCAGGTGCCGCCCTTGTGGTGGCAAACCGAGCGAGGGGAGGCGAGCTGA
- a CDS encoding pyruvate kinase has protein sequence MTDALIVWIADLGEDGVGVAGSKIAKLGSLRTLGVKVPRGFALTTHAYLQFIRETGLRNAIERFLGEVDDPDDIDQVEAAAESIRRAFHAAPIPPIIGAAVEEAYELLSDECRDLNVPVAVRSSATGEDGAEASFAGQFETVLGVSGVGDVLDAVKVCWASLYNGRAVSYRLHHDLDHASSPMAVGIIELIHARSSGVAFSIHPVSGKRDRMVIEANWGWGEAVVQGLVTPDHVEIGKSDRRVLTYQEHTKVVVSSFDYSQGRVVQVPMPSRLANRRVLDEEELDTIVDAVLEIEAHYGYPVDVEWVIGRYRRVGEPVVIVQTRPETVHAPAPSRARLGFDVASIARRTVLSRSEDG, from the coding sequence ATGACCGATGCCTTGATCGTCTGGATCGCCGACCTCGGCGAGGATGGGGTGGGAGTCGCCGGGTCGAAGATCGCCAAGCTCGGGTCTCTGCGGACGCTGGGAGTGAAGGTTCCCAGGGGTTTCGCGCTCACCACCCATGCCTACCTGCAGTTCATACGCGAAACGGGGCTTCGCAACGCCATCGAGAGATTCCTCGGCGAGGTTGACGATCCCGATGATATCGACCAGGTGGAAGCGGCCGCCGAGTCCATCCGCCGGGCGTTCCACGCGGCGCCGATCCCGCCCATCATCGGCGCCGCCGTCGAGGAGGCGTACGAGCTGTTGTCGGATGAATGCCGTGATCTCAACGTTCCGGTGGCGGTGCGCAGCTCCGCAACCGGTGAGGACGGGGCAGAGGCCTCGTTCGCCGGGCAGTTCGAGACGGTTCTCGGAGTGAGCGGCGTCGGGGACGTTCTCGACGCGGTGAAGGTCTGCTGGGCCAGCTTGTACAACGGTCGAGCCGTCTCGTACCGGTTGCACCATGACCTGGACCACGCGTCGAGTCCGATGGCCGTGGGGATCATCGAGCTGATCCACGCCCGCTCGTCGGGAGTGGCGTTCTCGATCCACCCGGTCAGCGGCAAGCGCGACAGGATGGTCATCGAGGCGAACTGGGGATGGGGCGAAGCGGTCGTTCAAGGTTTGGTGACCCCGGATCATGTCGAGATCGGCAAGAGCGACCGGAGGGTGCTCACCTATCAGGAGCACACCAAGGTCGTGGTCTCCAGTTTCGACTATTCCCAGGGGAGGGTGGTGCAGGTGCCGATGCCGAGCCGCCTGGCGAACCGGCGCGTCCTGGACGAGGAGGAACTGGACACCATCGTCGACGCGGTCCTCGAGATCGAGGCGCACTACGGCTACCCGGTCGACGTCGAATGGGTGATCGGGCGCTACCGGCGGGTTGGTGAGCCGGTCGTGATCGTGCAGACCCGGCCGGAGACCGTCCACGCTCCGGCACCGTCCCGGGCTCGGCTGGGCTTCGATGTCGCCTCGATCGCTCGCCGTACCGTGTTGAGCCGTTCCGAGGATGGTTGA
- a CDS encoding ATP-dependent DNA helicase RecQ: MTEEIQELRDRALAVLARLVGDGATFRPGQWEAIRAVVADRRKTLVVQRTGWGKSAVYLIATKLLRESGSGPTVIVSPLLALMRNQLEMADALELRSETVNSSNRDEWDRVYSAISDGTIDLLLISPERLNNPTFRSEALPRLARDLGLLVVDEVHCISDWGHDFRPDYRRLGKVVASLPHNVAVLGTTATANDRVVEDVKLQLGGDLVEIRGGLDRESLMLQIIALPDRADRLAWLAATIPRLEGSGIVYCLTIRDAERVGRWLVGRGIEAATYTSRSDDEARLAIEDRLRHGTLDVVVATSALGMGYDNPNIRFVIHYQSPGSPVAYYQQVGRAGRAVDTAYGVLLTGEEDRDIQDYFIRVAFPGAEDVDAVLTHLGGAGGATLTNLESVVNVQRTRLAGLLKILEVEGAVYQEASRWYRSASRWTYPVERIAGVTAARRAEQEAMVEYASTDRCLMQFLRRRLDDASAEPCGRCANCAGSPLPEDIPAELRSEALRFLDRIGLPIPPRKRWPPKIDGADGLRETLEEGRVLSVWGDPGWARMARSDKDKDRRFSDDLVEALAAMVDGWDMDPAPAWLTWVPAFGGGGPVADFALRLAARLGLPAVPAVRKVVETPLQKTMRNSFQQARNVLHAFEVTQVRADPVLLFDDTVDTRWTFTAVGARLLHAGSGPVYPVALVDTSGAR; this comes from the coding sequence ACGGGGCCACGTTTCGCCCCGGCCAGTGGGAGGCGATTCGCGCCGTCGTCGCCGACCGCAGGAAGACGCTCGTCGTGCAGCGAACCGGCTGGGGGAAGAGTGCCGTCTACCTGATAGCGACGAAGCTGCTGCGCGAATCGGGGAGCGGCCCCACCGTCATCGTGTCGCCTCTGTTGGCTCTGATGCGCAACCAACTCGAGATGGCCGACGCACTGGAGCTGAGGAGCGAGACGGTGAACTCGTCGAATCGAGACGAGTGGGATCGGGTCTACTCGGCCATCTCCGACGGCACGATCGATCTGCTGCTCATCTCACCGGAACGGCTGAACAATCCGACGTTCCGTAGCGAAGCCCTTCCCCGGCTGGCTCGCGACCTCGGGCTGCTCGTCGTCGACGAGGTCCACTGCATCTCCGACTGGGGCCATGACTTCCGTCCCGACTACCGGCGGCTGGGGAAGGTGGTGGCTTCGCTGCCGCACAACGTTGCGGTTCTGGGTACGACCGCCACTGCGAACGACCGTGTCGTCGAGGACGTGAAGCTGCAGCTTGGAGGGGACCTGGTCGAGATTCGTGGAGGGCTCGACCGCGAGAGCCTCATGCTCCAGATCATCGCCCTTCCCGATCGGGCCGACCGGCTCGCATGGCTCGCTGCGACGATCCCGCGTCTGGAGGGTTCAGGCATCGTCTACTGCCTCACGATCCGGGACGCCGAGCGTGTGGGCCGCTGGCTGGTCGGCAGGGGCATCGAGGCGGCCACGTACACGAGCCGCTCGGACGATGAGGCGCGCCTCGCCATCGAGGATCGGCTCCGGCATGGAACGCTGGACGTGGTCGTCGCCACTTCGGCTCTCGGGATGGGATACGACAACCCCAACATCCGCTTTGTCATCCACTATCAGTCGCCGGGCTCACCGGTCGCGTACTACCAGCAGGTCGGACGGGCCGGGCGCGCCGTCGACACGGCGTACGGGGTGCTGCTCACCGGCGAGGAGGACCGGGACATTCAGGACTACTTCATCCGTGTCGCCTTCCCCGGCGCCGAGGACGTGGATGCGGTGCTCACGCATCTCGGTGGGGCGGGCGGTGCCACGCTGACGAACCTCGAGAGCGTCGTCAACGTGCAGCGCACCCGCCTTGCGGGCCTGCTGAAGATCCTCGAGGTCGAAGGCGCCGTCTATCAGGAGGCAAGCAGGTGGTACCGGTCGGCGTCTCGCTGGACGTATCCGGTCGAGCGCATCGCCGGTGTGACGGCGGCGCGGCGCGCCGAGCAGGAAGCCATGGTGGAGTACGCGTCGACCGACCGGTGTCTCATGCAGTTCCTGCGACGCCGGCTCGACGATGCATCCGCCGAACCGTGCGGCCGGTGCGCGAACTGCGCGGGCAGTCCACTGCCGGAGGACATCCCGGCGGAGCTTCGATCCGAGGCGCTCCGGTTCCTCGATCGTATCGGTCTTCCGATTCCGCCCCGCAAGCGGTGGCCGCCCAAGATCGACGGGGCGGACGGGCTGCGCGAAACGCTGGAGGAGGGACGGGTCCTGTCGGTGTGGGGTGACCCGGGCTGGGCTCGAATGGCGCGCTCGGACAAGGACAAGGACCGGCGGTTCTCCGACGATCTCGTCGAGGCGCTCGCGGCGATGGTGGACGGTTGGGATATGGATCCGGCTCCGGCGTGGCTCACCTGGGTGCCGGCATTCGGAGGTGGGGGCCCGGTCGCCGACTTCGCCCTCCGCCTGGCCGCCAGGCTGGGCCTTCCGGCGGTGCCCGCCGTGAGAAAGGTCGTGGAGACACCGCTGCAGAAGACGATGCGCAACAGTTTCCAGCAGGCCCGCAACGTGCTGCACGCCTTCGAAGTGACACAGGTACGTGCCGATCCGGTGCTGCTGTTCGACGACACGGTCGATACGCGCTGGACCTTCACCGCGGTCGGGGCCCGGCTTCTGCACGCCGGTTCCGGCCCGGTCTACCCTGTGGCTCTCGTGGACACTTCGGGGGCACGTTGA
- a CDS encoding DNA-processing protein DprA, with amino-acid sequence MTEDAKAAVVLASSLGRRDRPALPPALWRRLVQALQDAGLRPGDLFRSDVDAIGKAAIPEELAERIRVLIEDTVAVVVEIDTLAGKGIRPVTIEDAAYPDRYRSKLGTQAPPVLFVVGDRTLLERDGVGIVGSRNVDEDGAGVAGRLAEEAARAGRTVISGGARGVDRLAMAAAFEAGGSVVGVLADSLAGRIRKPDTLRALDSGRICLITHQHPGAGFGAGAAVARNKLIYALAKLTVVVAADRGRGGTWEGASEALRSGYGRVAVWRGGGEGPGNAALQERGAEPIRAVGELCDLVDADTPEPPAQMSMLE; translated from the coding sequence ATGACCGAGGATGCCAAGGCCGCCGTGGTCTTGGCATCGTCGCTCGGTCGGCGGGACCGTCCCGCCTTGCCGCCGGCGCTGTGGCGTCGTCTCGTGCAGGCCCTACAGGATGCCGGGTTGCGCCCCGGGGACCTGTTTCGCTCCGACGTCGACGCGATCGGCAAGGCCGCGATCCCCGAGGAGCTCGCCGAACGGATCCGCGTGCTCATCGAGGACACCGTCGCCGTCGTTGTCGAGATCGACACGCTGGCGGGCAAGGGGATCCGACCGGTCACGATCGAGGACGCCGCCTATCCGGACCGGTACAGGTCGAAGTTGGGCACCCAGGCTCCACCGGTGCTGTTCGTGGTCGGCGACCGGACGCTTCTCGAGCGCGACGGGGTCGGAATCGTCGGGTCCCGCAACGTGGACGAGGACGGCGCCGGCGTCGCCGGGAGGCTGGCCGAAGAGGCCGCCCGGGCGGGGCGGACGGTCATCTCGGGTGGCGCGAGAGGCGTCGACCGGTTGGCGATGGCTGCGGCGTTCGAGGCCGGCGGTTCGGTCGTCGGCGTCCTCGCGGACTCCCTGGCGGGCCGGATCCGAAAGCCCGATACGCTGCGTGCGCTCGACAGCGGCCGGATCTGCCTGATCACCCACCAGCACCCCGGTGCAGGGTTCGGTGCCGGCGCCGCGGTGGCCCGCAACAAGCTGATCTACGCCCTCGCGAAGCTGACGGTGGTCGTGGCCGCAGACAGGGGGCGCGGTGGCACGTGGGAGGGTGCGAGCGAGGCCCTGCGGTCCGGCTACGGGAGGGTGGCGGTGTGGCGCGGCGGCGGCGAGGGGCCGGGCAACGCGGCGCTGCAGGAGCGTGGTGCCGAGCCGATTCGGGCCGTGGGGGAGCTCTGTGACCTCGTTGATGCCGACACTCCGGAACCGCCCGCGCAGATGTCGATGCTCGAGTGA